From Camelina sativa cultivar DH55 chromosome 20, Cs, whole genome shotgun sequence, the proteins below share one genomic window:
- the LOC104768947 gene encoding uncharacterized protein LOC104768947 isoform X2, translating into MRDMKRRHCEKVLIRIHSIGTPLVSGSSGLPVELVHIESDRPYTIGRSSSSGDDGFPDFVIDNGGISRKHCQILFDSQSRKLYIFDGVILLPSVGFSQVIEEFRRRLVCAEDLGSLKFRASLNGVYVNRVRIRKAKVEEICVGDEVLFVCGKEGLCNKHCRVGFVVQGIEFEGRDTLIVEDRFAMIGVSVSSGHSRGTFSSGKRSKRVFAPIENEINSQFCPPKSAVSVVGRLNSLVSYCRHILRSDDPVSCLISDSVKECLSCCASKMLRSKVDVMADNREVKSAETNHEMDHGLSGLRVRDGLPSPQSHLGRRLGVSNLISEVESYGADCILVSDKTKTSLPFDGDKENAPEISCTGKEKSYQSSLQAPGKNFYLNRLQYIEQSSTGCQRVVSLPELLHPVETISQIFIATFTSDVLWFLSCCEIPSHLPVTIACHNAERCWSSNSDARTAAPLPNYPNVTMVFPPFPEEIAFGKDRKNRGIACHHPKLFILQREDSIRVIITSANLVARQWDDVTNTVWWQDFPRRAEPDILSLFGPCRRKTNIGFRSDFSAQLAGFAASLLIDVPSQAHWILEFTKYNFENSAGHLVASVPGIHSYKPSYLTESVCSNTIYSEEFVGSVEASVVGLSYLFRSANDSTGAQLKRLASYISRTRETSFGMLELVLRRNTNVPADANAVSVLVSNPDDDSRDDFVQLGFLPRNIAKWVSPLWDIGFFKFVGYVYRDEVLGAASCRSNQKVQLMLHVLQGVTISDVSKLVQPNHVVALCSLIASIQRCTGIWRLQEVLGRYKWPESQESDFVYSASSIGGSATAGFQADFSSAAGKKALQNFDSQESDPEWGCWSNKEEREAPSIKIIFPTIERVKNGHRGVLSSKCLLCFSEKTWQKLRHNNVLHDAVPNPQDRVGHPMHIKLHGDRPFPNPPETTRTSPTMPSNRSVNFVYATTTSGLYSFSLNLMKILTHATGLRSTILCCRLLYRLQNMDGVINRLQVWQ; encoded by the exons atgagagATATGAAACGGCGACACTGTGAGAAAGTTTTGATTCGTATTCATAGTATTGGTACACCTTTGGTTTCTGGGTCTTCTGGTTTACCCGTAGAGTTAGTTCACATTGAATCAGATCGGCCGTACACAATTGGTCGGAGTAGTAGTAGTGGTGATGATGGGTTTCCCGATTTCGTCATTGATAACGGCGGTATTAGTAGAAAGCACTGTCAGATTCTATTCGATAGCCAAAGTCGCAAACTTTACATTTTTGACGGCGTGATTCTCTTGCCTTCGGTTGGTTTTAGTCAAGTTATTGAAGAGTTTAGGAGAAGATTAGTTTGTGCTGAGGATTTAGGGAGTTTGAAGTTTAGGGCTTCTTTGAATGGTGTGTATGTTAATCGTGTTAGGATTAGGAAAGCTAAAGTTGAAGAGATTTGTGTTGGTGATGAGgtattgtttgtttgtggtAAAGAAGGTTTGTGCAATAAGCATTGTCGAGTTGGGTTTGTGGTTCAGGGGATTGAGTTTGAAGGAAGGGATACTTTGATTGTTGAAGATAGATTTGCAATGATTGGAGTGTCGGTTTCTTCAGGACATTCTCGAGGAACGTTTTCTAGTGGGAAGAGAAGCAAAAGGGTTTTTGCGCCGATAGAAAACGAGATTAATTCTCAGTTTTGTCCACCTAAATCTGCTGTTAGCGTTGTTGGTAGGTTGAATTCTCTTGTAAGCTATTGTAGACATATATTAAGAAGTGATGATCCTGTATCTTGCCTTATATCAGATTCTGTAAAGGAATGCTTATCATGTTGTGCATCCAAAATGTTAAGGTCAAAGGTAGATGTTATGGCCGATAATAGAGAAGTCAAGAGTGCCGAGACTAATCATGAGATGGATCATGGTTTGTCCGGTTTAAGGGTGAGGGATGGACTGCCAAGCCCGCAATCACATCTAGGTAGAAGACTTGGTGTGTCAAACTTGATAAGCGAAGTAGAAAGTTATGGTGCTGATTGTATTTTGGTCAGTGACAAGACTAAGACTAGTCTTCCGTTTGATGGAGATAAAGAAAACGCTCCCGAGATTAGTTGCACGGGGAAGGAGAAAAGTTATCAAAGTTCTCTACAAGCACCTGGGAAGAACTTTTATCTAAACCGTCTTCAATATATTGAACAAAGCTCAACTGGTTGTCAACGGGTGGTGTCCTTGCCTGAACTTCTTCACCCTGTGGAAACCATTTCACAAATCTTTATTGCAACATTTACAAGTGATGTCTTATG GTTTCTTTCCTGTTGTGAGATACCTAGCCACTTGCCGGTGACTATTGCATGTCACAATGCTGAGAGATGTTGGAGTTCAAACTCTGATGCAAGAACTGCTGCTCCTTTGCCAAACTACCCAAATGTAACTATGGT GTTTCCACCATTTCCTGAGGAAATTGCATTTGGGAAAGACCGCAAGAACCGTGGCATTGCTTGTCATCACCCCAAGCTATTTATTTTGCAAAGAGAAGATAGCATCCGTGTAATTATTACATCTGCAAACTTGGTAGCAAGACAG TGGGATGACGTGACCAACACAGTTTGGTGGCAAGATTTTCCACGAAGAGCTGAACCTGATATTTTATCCCTTTTCGGACCTTGTCGAAGAAAAACCAATATTGGTTTTAGGTCAGATTTTAGTGCTCAGCTGGCTGGATTTGCTGCATCACTTTTGATTGATGTTCCAAGTCAAGCCCATTGGATTCTCGAGTTCACGAAGTACAACTTTGAAAACTCAGCAGGTCACCTTGTGGCTTCAGTGCCTGGAATTCATTCTTATAAGCCATCTTATCTTACAGAATCTGTTTGCTCAAATACT ATTTACAGTGAAGAATTTGTGGGATCTGTTGAAGCATCTGTCGTAGGTCTCAGTTACCTTTTCCGCTCTGCCAATGATTCCACAGGAGCACAACTGAAACGACTGGCGTCATATATCTCCAGAACCCGGGAAACTTCTTTCGGAATGTTGGAACTTGTTTTGAGAAGAAATACGAATGTTCCTGCTGACGCGAATGCTGTGAGCGTCCTTGTTTCTAACCCTGATGATGATTCAAGAGACG ATTTTGTCCAACTAGGCTTTTTGCCACGGAATATCGCAAAATGGGTTTCTCCTTTGTGGGATATTGGCTTCTTTAAATTTGTGGGGTATGTGTATCGGGATGAAGTCCTTGGAGCTGCTTCTTGTAGGAGCAACCAGAAGGTGCAACTAATGCTACATGTATTACAG GGAGTGACCATTTCAGATGTGTCAAAGTTGGTTCAACCTAATCACGTTGTTGCATTGTGCTCGTTGATCGCTTCAATTCAGAGGTGTACTGGCATTTGGAGGCTACAAGAG GTGTTAGGCCGTTACAAGTGGCCTGAATCTCAGGAATCTGATTTCGTATACA GTGCATCCTCCATTGGAGGCTCAGCAACTGCAGGATTTCAAGCTGATTTTTCATCAGCTGCGGGTAAAAAAGCGTTACAGAATTTTGACTCCCAAGAGTCTGATCCAGAg TGGGGTTGCTGGAGTAATAAGGAAGAACGGGAAGCTCCTTCCATTAAAATCATCTTCCCTACCATTGAAAGAGTCAAGAATGGCCATCGTGGTGTCTTGTCTTCAAAATGTCTGCTTTGCTTCTCCGAG AAAACGTGGCAAAAGTTGAGACATAACAATGTGCTTCACGATGCAGTTCCTAATCCTCAAGATAGAGTTGGACACCCGATGCATATCAAG CTGCATGGGGACAGACCATTTCCAAATCCTCCAGAAACAACCAGGACCAGTCCCACAATGCCATCAAACCGGTCAGTAAACTTCGTGTATGCAACTACGACCTCGGGATTGTATTCGTTTTCCCTCAACCTCATGAAGATATTGACTCATGCGACGGGTCTAAGATCAACGATATTGTGCTGCCGTTTGTTGTACCGGCTCCAAAATATGGATGGAGTGATAAACCGGCTACAGGTTTGGCAATGA
- the LOC104768947 gene encoding uncharacterized protein LOC104768947 isoform X3 has translation MRDMKRRHCEKVLIRIHSIGTPLVSGSSGLPVELVHIESDRPYTIGRSSSSGDDGFPDFVIDNGGISRKHCQILFDSQSRKLYIFDGVILLPSVGFSQVIEEFRRRLVCAEDLGSLKFRASLNGVYVNRVRIRKAKVEEICVGDEVLFVCGKEGLCNKHCRVGFVVQGIEFEGRDTLIVEDRFAMIGVSVSSGHSRGTFSSGKRSKRVFAPIENEINSQFCPPKSAVSVVGRLNSLVSYCRHILRSDDPVSCLISDSVKECLSCCASKMLRSKVDVMADNREVKSAETNHEMDHGLSGLRVRDGLPSPQSHLGRRLGVSNLISEVESYGADCILVSDKTKTSLPFDGDKENAPEISCTGKEKSYQSSLQAPGKNFYLNRLQYIEQSSTGCQRVVSLPELLHPVETISQIFIATFTSDVLWFLSCCEIPSHLPVTIACHNAERCWSSNSDARTAAPLPNYPNVTMVFPPFPEEIAFGKDRKNRGIACHHPKLFILQREDSIRVIITSANLVARQWDDVTNTVWWQDFPRRAEPDILSLFGPCRRKTNIGFRSDFSAQLAGFAASLLIDVPSQAHWILEFTKYNFENSAGHLVASVPGIHSYKPSYLTESVCSNTIYSEEFVGSVEASVVGLSYLFRSANDSTGAQLKRLASYISRTRETSFGMLELVLRRNTNVPADANAVSVLVSNPDDDSRDDFVQLGFLPRNIAKWVSPLWDIGFFKFVGYVYRDEVLGAASCRSNQKVQLMLHVLQGVTISDVSKLVQPNHVVALCSLIASIQRCTGIWRLQEVLGRYKWPESQESDFVYSASSIGGSATAGFQADFSSAAGKKALQNFDSQESDPEWGCWSNKEEREAPSIKIIFPTIERVKNGHRGVLSSKCLLCFSEKTWQKLRHNNVLHDAVPNPQDRVGHPMHIKCSCMGTDHFQILQKQPGPVPQCHQTGQ, from the exons atgagagATATGAAACGGCGACACTGTGAGAAAGTTTTGATTCGTATTCATAGTATTGGTACACCTTTGGTTTCTGGGTCTTCTGGTTTACCCGTAGAGTTAGTTCACATTGAATCAGATCGGCCGTACACAATTGGTCGGAGTAGTAGTAGTGGTGATGATGGGTTTCCCGATTTCGTCATTGATAACGGCGGTATTAGTAGAAAGCACTGTCAGATTCTATTCGATAGCCAAAGTCGCAAACTTTACATTTTTGACGGCGTGATTCTCTTGCCTTCGGTTGGTTTTAGTCAAGTTATTGAAGAGTTTAGGAGAAGATTAGTTTGTGCTGAGGATTTAGGGAGTTTGAAGTTTAGGGCTTCTTTGAATGGTGTGTATGTTAATCGTGTTAGGATTAGGAAAGCTAAAGTTGAAGAGATTTGTGTTGGTGATGAGgtattgtttgtttgtggtAAAGAAGGTTTGTGCAATAAGCATTGTCGAGTTGGGTTTGTGGTTCAGGGGATTGAGTTTGAAGGAAGGGATACTTTGATTGTTGAAGATAGATTTGCAATGATTGGAGTGTCGGTTTCTTCAGGACATTCTCGAGGAACGTTTTCTAGTGGGAAGAGAAGCAAAAGGGTTTTTGCGCCGATAGAAAACGAGATTAATTCTCAGTTTTGTCCACCTAAATCTGCTGTTAGCGTTGTTGGTAGGTTGAATTCTCTTGTAAGCTATTGTAGACATATATTAAGAAGTGATGATCCTGTATCTTGCCTTATATCAGATTCTGTAAAGGAATGCTTATCATGTTGTGCATCCAAAATGTTAAGGTCAAAGGTAGATGTTATGGCCGATAATAGAGAAGTCAAGAGTGCCGAGACTAATCATGAGATGGATCATGGTTTGTCCGGTTTAAGGGTGAGGGATGGACTGCCAAGCCCGCAATCACATCTAGGTAGAAGACTTGGTGTGTCAAACTTGATAAGCGAAGTAGAAAGTTATGGTGCTGATTGTATTTTGGTCAGTGACAAGACTAAGACTAGTCTTCCGTTTGATGGAGATAAAGAAAACGCTCCCGAGATTAGTTGCACGGGGAAGGAGAAAAGTTATCAAAGTTCTCTACAAGCACCTGGGAAGAACTTTTATCTAAACCGTCTTCAATATATTGAACAAAGCTCAACTGGTTGTCAACGGGTGGTGTCCTTGCCTGAACTTCTTCACCCTGTGGAAACCATTTCACAAATCTTTATTGCAACATTTACAAGTGATGTCTTATG GTTTCTTTCCTGTTGTGAGATACCTAGCCACTTGCCGGTGACTATTGCATGTCACAATGCTGAGAGATGTTGGAGTTCAAACTCTGATGCAAGAACTGCTGCTCCTTTGCCAAACTACCCAAATGTAACTATGGT GTTTCCACCATTTCCTGAGGAAATTGCATTTGGGAAAGACCGCAAGAACCGTGGCATTGCTTGTCATCACCCCAAGCTATTTATTTTGCAAAGAGAAGATAGCATCCGTGTAATTATTACATCTGCAAACTTGGTAGCAAGACAG TGGGATGACGTGACCAACACAGTTTGGTGGCAAGATTTTCCACGAAGAGCTGAACCTGATATTTTATCCCTTTTCGGACCTTGTCGAAGAAAAACCAATATTGGTTTTAGGTCAGATTTTAGTGCTCAGCTGGCTGGATTTGCTGCATCACTTTTGATTGATGTTCCAAGTCAAGCCCATTGGATTCTCGAGTTCACGAAGTACAACTTTGAAAACTCAGCAGGTCACCTTGTGGCTTCAGTGCCTGGAATTCATTCTTATAAGCCATCTTATCTTACAGAATCTGTTTGCTCAAATACT ATTTACAGTGAAGAATTTGTGGGATCTGTTGAAGCATCTGTCGTAGGTCTCAGTTACCTTTTCCGCTCTGCCAATGATTCCACAGGAGCACAACTGAAACGACTGGCGTCATATATCTCCAGAACCCGGGAAACTTCTTTCGGAATGTTGGAACTTGTTTTGAGAAGAAATACGAATGTTCCTGCTGACGCGAATGCTGTGAGCGTCCTTGTTTCTAACCCTGATGATGATTCAAGAGACG ATTTTGTCCAACTAGGCTTTTTGCCACGGAATATCGCAAAATGGGTTTCTCCTTTGTGGGATATTGGCTTCTTTAAATTTGTGGGGTATGTGTATCGGGATGAAGTCCTTGGAGCTGCTTCTTGTAGGAGCAACCAGAAGGTGCAACTAATGCTACATGTATTACAG GGAGTGACCATTTCAGATGTGTCAAAGTTGGTTCAACCTAATCACGTTGTTGCATTGTGCTCGTTGATCGCTTCAATTCAGAGGTGTACTGGCATTTGGAGGCTACAAGAG GTGTTAGGCCGTTACAAGTGGCCTGAATCTCAGGAATCTGATTTCGTATACA GTGCATCCTCCATTGGAGGCTCAGCAACTGCAGGATTTCAAGCTGATTTTTCATCAGCTGCGGGTAAAAAAGCGTTACAGAATTTTGACTCCCAAGAGTCTGATCCAGAg TGGGGTTGCTGGAGTAATAAGGAAGAACGGGAAGCTCCTTCCATTAAAATCATCTTCCCTACCATTGAAAGAGTCAAGAATGGCCATCGTGGTGTCTTGTCTTCAAAATGTCTGCTTTGCTTCTCCGAG AAAACGTGGCAAAAGTTGAGACATAACAATGTGCTTCACGATGCAGTTCCTAATCCTCAAGATAGAGTTGGACACCCGATGCATATCAAG TGCAGCTGCATGGGGACAGACCATTTCCAAATCCTCCAGAAACAACCAGGACCAGTCCCACAATGCCATCAAACCGGTCAGTAA
- the LOC104768947 gene encoding uncharacterized protein LOC104768947 isoform X4, whose protein sequence is MRDMKRRHCEKVLIRIHSIGTPLVSGSSGLPVELVHIESDRPYTIGRSSSSGDDGFPDFVIDNGGISRKHCQILFDSQSRKLYIFDGVILLPSVGFSQVIEEFRRRLVCAEDLGSLKFRASLNGVYVNRVRIRKAKVEEICVGDEVLFVCGKEGLCNKHCRVGFVVQGIEFEGRDTLIVEDRFAMIGVSVSSGHSRGTFSSGKRSKRVFAPIENEINSQFCPPKSAVSVVGRLNSLVSYCRHILRSDDPVSCLISDSVKECLSCCASKMLRSKVDVMADNREVKSAETNHEMDHGLSGLRVRDGLPSPQSHLGRRLGVSNLISEVESYGADCILVSDKTKTSLPFDGDKENAPEISCTGKEKSYQSSLQAPGKNFYLNRLQYIEQSSTGCQRVVSLPELLHPVETISQIFIATFTSDVLWFLSCCEIPSHLPVTIACHNAERCWSSNSDARTAAPLPNYPNVTMVFPPFPEEIAFGKDRKNRGIACHHPKLFILQREDSIRVIITSANLVARQWDDVTNTVWWQDFPRRAEPDILSLFGPCRRKTNIGFRSDFSAQLAGFAASLLIDVPSQAHWILEFTKYNFENSAGHLVASVPGIHSYKPSYLTESVCSNTIYSEEFVGSVEASVVGLSYLFRSANDSTGAQLKRLASYISRTRETSFGMLELVLRRNTNVPADANAVSVLVSNPDDDSRDDFVQLGFLPRNIAKWVSPLWDIGFFKFVGYVYRDEVLGAASCRSNQKVQLMLHVLQGVTISDVSKLVQPNHVVALCSLIASIQRCTGIWRLQEVLGRYKWPESQESDFVYSASSIGGSATAGFQADFSSAAGKKALQNFDSQESDPEWGCWSNKEEREAPSIKIIFPTIERVKNGHRGVLSSKCLLCFSEKTWQKLRHNNVLHDAVPNPQDRVGHPMHIKL, encoded by the exons atgagagATATGAAACGGCGACACTGTGAGAAAGTTTTGATTCGTATTCATAGTATTGGTACACCTTTGGTTTCTGGGTCTTCTGGTTTACCCGTAGAGTTAGTTCACATTGAATCAGATCGGCCGTACACAATTGGTCGGAGTAGTAGTAGTGGTGATGATGGGTTTCCCGATTTCGTCATTGATAACGGCGGTATTAGTAGAAAGCACTGTCAGATTCTATTCGATAGCCAAAGTCGCAAACTTTACATTTTTGACGGCGTGATTCTCTTGCCTTCGGTTGGTTTTAGTCAAGTTATTGAAGAGTTTAGGAGAAGATTAGTTTGTGCTGAGGATTTAGGGAGTTTGAAGTTTAGGGCTTCTTTGAATGGTGTGTATGTTAATCGTGTTAGGATTAGGAAAGCTAAAGTTGAAGAGATTTGTGTTGGTGATGAGgtattgtttgtttgtggtAAAGAAGGTTTGTGCAATAAGCATTGTCGAGTTGGGTTTGTGGTTCAGGGGATTGAGTTTGAAGGAAGGGATACTTTGATTGTTGAAGATAGATTTGCAATGATTGGAGTGTCGGTTTCTTCAGGACATTCTCGAGGAACGTTTTCTAGTGGGAAGAGAAGCAAAAGGGTTTTTGCGCCGATAGAAAACGAGATTAATTCTCAGTTTTGTCCACCTAAATCTGCTGTTAGCGTTGTTGGTAGGTTGAATTCTCTTGTAAGCTATTGTAGACATATATTAAGAAGTGATGATCCTGTATCTTGCCTTATATCAGATTCTGTAAAGGAATGCTTATCATGTTGTGCATCCAAAATGTTAAGGTCAAAGGTAGATGTTATGGCCGATAATAGAGAAGTCAAGAGTGCCGAGACTAATCATGAGATGGATCATGGTTTGTCCGGTTTAAGGGTGAGGGATGGACTGCCAAGCCCGCAATCACATCTAGGTAGAAGACTTGGTGTGTCAAACTTGATAAGCGAAGTAGAAAGTTATGGTGCTGATTGTATTTTGGTCAGTGACAAGACTAAGACTAGTCTTCCGTTTGATGGAGATAAAGAAAACGCTCCCGAGATTAGTTGCACGGGGAAGGAGAAAAGTTATCAAAGTTCTCTACAAGCACCTGGGAAGAACTTTTATCTAAACCGTCTTCAATATATTGAACAAAGCTCAACTGGTTGTCAACGGGTGGTGTCCTTGCCTGAACTTCTTCACCCTGTGGAAACCATTTCACAAATCTTTATTGCAACATTTACAAGTGATGTCTTATG GTTTCTTTCCTGTTGTGAGATACCTAGCCACTTGCCGGTGACTATTGCATGTCACAATGCTGAGAGATGTTGGAGTTCAAACTCTGATGCAAGAACTGCTGCTCCTTTGCCAAACTACCCAAATGTAACTATGGT GTTTCCACCATTTCCTGAGGAAATTGCATTTGGGAAAGACCGCAAGAACCGTGGCATTGCTTGTCATCACCCCAAGCTATTTATTTTGCAAAGAGAAGATAGCATCCGTGTAATTATTACATCTGCAAACTTGGTAGCAAGACAG TGGGATGACGTGACCAACACAGTTTGGTGGCAAGATTTTCCACGAAGAGCTGAACCTGATATTTTATCCCTTTTCGGACCTTGTCGAAGAAAAACCAATATTGGTTTTAGGTCAGATTTTAGTGCTCAGCTGGCTGGATTTGCTGCATCACTTTTGATTGATGTTCCAAGTCAAGCCCATTGGATTCTCGAGTTCACGAAGTACAACTTTGAAAACTCAGCAGGTCACCTTGTGGCTTCAGTGCCTGGAATTCATTCTTATAAGCCATCTTATCTTACAGAATCTGTTTGCTCAAATACT ATTTACAGTGAAGAATTTGTGGGATCTGTTGAAGCATCTGTCGTAGGTCTCAGTTACCTTTTCCGCTCTGCCAATGATTCCACAGGAGCACAACTGAAACGACTGGCGTCATATATCTCCAGAACCCGGGAAACTTCTTTCGGAATGTTGGAACTTGTTTTGAGAAGAAATACGAATGTTCCTGCTGACGCGAATGCTGTGAGCGTCCTTGTTTCTAACCCTGATGATGATTCAAGAGACG ATTTTGTCCAACTAGGCTTTTTGCCACGGAATATCGCAAAATGGGTTTCTCCTTTGTGGGATATTGGCTTCTTTAAATTTGTGGGGTATGTGTATCGGGATGAAGTCCTTGGAGCTGCTTCTTGTAGGAGCAACCAGAAGGTGCAACTAATGCTACATGTATTACAG GGAGTGACCATTTCAGATGTGTCAAAGTTGGTTCAACCTAATCACGTTGTTGCATTGTGCTCGTTGATCGCTTCAATTCAGAGGTGTACTGGCATTTGGAGGCTACAAGAG GTGTTAGGCCGTTACAAGTGGCCTGAATCTCAGGAATCTGATTTCGTATACA GTGCATCCTCCATTGGAGGCTCAGCAACTGCAGGATTTCAAGCTGATTTTTCATCAGCTGCGGGTAAAAAAGCGTTACAGAATTTTGACTCCCAAGAGTCTGATCCAGAg TGGGGTTGCTGGAGTAATAAGGAAGAACGGGAAGCTCCTTCCATTAAAATCATCTTCCCTACCATTGAAAGAGTCAAGAATGGCCATCGTGGTGTCTTGTCTTCAAAATGTCTGCTTTGCTTCTCCGAG AAAACGTGGCAAAAGTTGAGACATAACAATGTGCTTCACGATGCAGTTCCTAATCCTCAAGATAGAGTTGGACACCCGATGCATATCAAG CTATGA